In the genome of Triticum urartu cultivar G1812 chromosome 5, Tu2.1, whole genome shotgun sequence, one region contains:
- the LOC125510069 gene encoding flavin-containing monooxygenase FMO GS-OX-like 8 isoform X1, with the protein MAAGDGEPEPAVQQRPQLQSKNVCVVGGGMAGLAAARELRREGHAVTVMEQSGDVGGQWLYDPAPTRGLVPSASSAYASLRLRTPREAMGFSDFQLLPRDGAGRDPRRFPGHREVHCYLRDFCAAFGLMDAVRLNTRVVRVAPTSTATRQWAVRSVRRLGGPEDGARAEEEEEEAVFDAVVVATGQYSHPVLPSGIEGAGEWRRRQLHSHLYRTPEPFRGEAVVVVGCGDSGTDIALDLRRVARVVHLAAGSEAATPAVSRMVANHGDVLRLHPRARRLHADGRVSFDDGSSVVADTVIYCTGYGYSFPFLDTGGAVAVGDGGCVVGPLFEHVFPPSLAPSLSFVGVPRKVLVPWFVEAQARWVAQALSGRRALPPEAEMVRAVEEHLRAREAAGVPRKHSHHHINGIDKMIEFMEEHGGLTPMEEWKEELLLSSVASMCDDLETFRDRADDGESVRKGLQGWRGGLAAQAQHEAMDAAAEAEADGLAMDD; encoded by the exons ATGGCCGCTGGCGACGGCGAGCCGGAGCCGGCGGTGCAGCAGCGCCCGCAGCTGCAGTCGAAGAACGTGTGCGTCGTGGGGGGCGGCATGGCAGGCCTGGCGGCGGCGCGCGAGCTGCGGCGAGAGGGCCACGCGGTCACCGTCATGGAGCAGAGCGGCGACGTCGGCGGGCAGTGGCTGTACGACCCGGCGCCCACCCGCGGCCTCGTGCCCAGCGCCAGCAGCGCGTACGCGTCCCTCCGCCTCCGCACCCCGCGGGAGGCCATGGGCTTCTCCGACTTCCAGCTCCTTCCCAGGGACGGCGCCGGCCGCGACCCGCGCCGCTTCCCCGGCCACCGCGAGGTGCACTGCTACCTCCGGGACTTCTGCGCCGCGTTCGGGCTCATGGACGCCGTCAGGCTCAACACCCGGGTCGTCCGCGTCGCTCCGACGTCGACGGCGACGCGTCAGTGGGCGGTGAGGTCCGTGCGGCGCCTCGGCGGCCCGGAGGATGGTGCGcgggcagaggaggaggaggaggaggcagtgTTTGACGCGGTGGTCGTGGCCACCGGTCAGTACTCGCATCCGGTGCTCCCCAGCGGCATCGAGGGAGCGGGGGAATGGAGGCGCCGGCAGCTGCACAGCCACTTGTACAGGACGCCGGAGCCGTTCCGCGGCGAGGCGGTGGTGGTGGTCGGCTGCGGGGACAGCGGCACGGACATCGCGCTGGACCTCCGCCGCGTCGCCAGGGTGGTGCACCTCGCCGCCGGCTCCGAGGCCGCCACGCCGGCCGTGTCGAGGATGGTGGCCAACCACGGCGACGTGCTACGCCTCCACCCGCGTGCACGCCGGCTGCACGCCGACGGGCGCGTGTCGTTCGACGACGGCTCCTCCGTCGTCGCCGACACGGTGATCTACTGCACGGGGTACGGCTACTCGTTCCCGTTCCTGGACACGGGCGGGGCGGTCGCCGTGGGCGACGGCGGCTGCGTGGTCGGGCCGCTGTTCGAGCACGTGTTCCCGCCGTCCCTGGCGCCGTCGCTCTCCTTCGTGGGCGTGCCGAGGAAGGTCCTGGTGCCGTGGTTCGTCGAGGCGCAGGCGAGGTGGGTCGCGCAGGCGCTGTCCGGCCGCCGCGCGCTGCCGCCGGAGGCGGAGATGGTGCGGGCCGTGGAGGAGCACCTCCGCGCCAGGGAGGCCGCCGGCGTGCCGAGGAAACACTCCCACCACCACATCAACGGCATTGAC AAAATGATCGAGTTCATGGAGGAGCACGGCGGCCTGACGCCGATGGAGGAGTGGAAGGAGGAGCTGCTCCTGTCGAGCGTGGCGAGCATGTGCGACGACCTGGAGACCTTCCGCGACCGCGCCGACGACGGCGAGAGCGTCCGGAAGGGCCTGCAGGGATGGCGCGGCGGCTTAGCTGCTCAGGCTCAACACGAAGCCATGGATGCTGCTGCTGAAGCTGAAGCTGATGGGTTGGCCATGGATGATTAA
- the LOC125510069 gene encoding probable E3 ubiquitin-protein ligase ARI5 isoform X2, whose protein sequence is MDSDDEPWGGSDDDPVAVGDYYYDCSDGGGGGGGEEDEGSDCAGDDYEVREEVASMREKRYIVLSENDIHERQEEAIRRVSSIFSIPRESACILLRHYKWNISKLSDEWFADEERVRHFVGLPTNGAVLPDCQELTCGICFEGYSTSALSSAGCVHLYCHECWEGYISASINDGPGCLSLRCPEPSCTAMVLEETINRLAKDEEKVKYKQFLSCSYVEDNKKIKWCPAPDCTRAVEFLGDENYDVSCMCKFSFCWNCTEETHRPVSCETVSKWILKNSAESENVNWIIANSKPCPKCKRPIEKNHGCMHMTCRPPCKFQFCWLCLGDWSEHGSRTTGGNYACNRYEADKKKGIYDEAEAQRERAKNSLVRYTHYFERWASNQKSRQKAQGDLQKFESELAKLSDILGIPESQLKFIPEAWSQIVECRQVLQWTYAYGYYLDDKAKNDFFVYLQGEAESGLERLHKCAEKDIHAILPKAGETEPLPSLQDFNEFRVKLAGLTSVTRNYFENLVQALEAGLEDKMIEFMEEHGGLTPMEEWKEELLLSSVASMCDDLETFRDRADDGESVRKGLQGWRGGLAAQAQHEAMDAAAEAEADGLAMDD, encoded by the exons ATGGACTCCGACGACGAGCCCTGGGGAGGGAGCGACGACGACCCCGTCGCCGTCGGGGACTACTACTACGACTGCAgcgacgggggcggcggcgggggcggcgaggagGACGAGGGATCCGACTGCGCCGGCGACGACTACGAGGTCCGCGAGGAGGTCGCCTCGATGCGCGAGAAG AGATACATTGTGTTATCTGAAAATGACATACATGAGCGGCAAGAGGAAGCCATAAGACGGGTatcttcaatattttcaattcCAAGAGAATCAGCATGCATCCTCCTTCGACATTACAAATG GAATATTAGCAAGTTGAGTGACGAGTGGTTCGCAGATGAAGAACGTGTCCGTCATTTTGTTGGCTTGCCTACAAATGGGGCTGTTCTTCCTGACTGCCAGGAG CTAACTTGTGGAATATGTTTTGAAGGATATTCCACAAGTGCACTGAGCTCTGCTGGTTGTGTTCACCTCTACTGCCATGAGTGTTGGGAAG GGTATATTAGTGCTTCAATAAATGATGGTCCAGGATGTTTGTCACTGCGGTGCCCTGAGCCATCTTGTACTGCCATGGTTCTCGAAGAAACCATTAATAGATTGGCTAAAGATGAGGAGAAAGTGAAGTACAAACAATTTTTATCATGCTCATATGTTGAAGACAACAAGAAG ATAAAGTGGTGTCCAGCTCCTGATTGTACCCGTGCAGTGGAGTTTCTTGGTGATGAGAACTATGATGTCTCATGCATGTGCAAATTCAGCTTCTGCTGGAAC TGTACAGAGGAAACTCATCGACCAGTTAGCTGTGAGACTGTCTCAAAGTGGATATTAAAGAACAGTGCAGAATCCGAGAATGTGAATTG GATAATAGCTAATTCAAAGCCCTGTCCTAAATGCAAACGACCAATAGAGAAGAATCATGGTTGCATGCATATGACGTGCCGTCCTCCTTGCAAATTTCAGTTTTGCTG GTTATGTCTAGGTGACTGGTCAGAACACGGAAGTAGGACCACTGGTGGCAATTATGCTTGCAATCGCTATGAAGCAGACAAGAAGAAAGGCATA TATGATGAAGCTGAAGCACAGAGAGAACGGGCTAAAAACTCACTTGTGAGATACACGCATTATTTTGAGCGCTGGGCATCCAATCAGAAG TCGAGGCAGAAGGCACAAGGAGATCTGCAAAAGTTCGAAAGTGAA CTTGCGAAGCTCAGTGACATTCTTGGAATACCAGAGTCTCAACTAAAGTTCATACCTGAAGCTTGGTCACAG ATTGTAGAATGCAGACAAGTGCTGCAATGGACATATGCTTATGGGTATTATCTCGATGATAAAGCCAAGAATGATTTTTTTGTGTACCTCCAAG GTGAAGCTGAGTCTGGTTTGGAGCGCCTCCATAAATGTGCGGAGAAGGACATACATGCAATTTTACCTAAAGCTGGTGAAACTGAACCTCTTCCTTCATTACAAGACTTCAATGAATTTCGTGTGAAACTTGCTGGTCTAACAAG CGTAACCCGCAACTACTTTGAGAACCTTGTTCAAGCACTGGAAGCAGGGCTGGAGGAC AAAATGATCGAGTTCATGGAGGAGCACGGCGGCCTGACGCCGATGGAGGAGTGGAAGGAGGAGCTGCTCCTGTCGAGCGTGGCGAGCATGTGCGACGACCTGGAGACCTTCCGCGACCGCGCCGACGACGGCGAGAGCGTCCGGAAGGGCCTGCAGGGATGGCGCGGCGGCTTAGCTGCTCAGGCTCAACACGAAGCCATGGATGCTGCTGCTGAAGCTGAAGCTGATGGGTTGGCCATGGATGATTAA